A portion of the Thermodesulfovibrionia bacterium genome contains these proteins:
- the hemB gene encoding porphobilinogen synthase, with product MSLLNRPRRLRANESIRRLVRETHLSTDDLVYPLFVTFGKNVKKKINAMPGCFQMSVDLIVKEAQAAYKLGIPAVLLFGIPEHKDAHASEAYKKNGVVQTAVKAIKNKVPGLLVITDVCLCEYTDHGHCGIIKGEKVLNDPTLEVLAKEALSHAEAGADIIAPSDMMDGRIGYIRDALDEHGFDDTPIMSYAAKYASAFYGPFRDAAESVPQFGDRKSYQMDPPNRIEALREVALDIEEGADIVMVKPALSYLDIISDIKNTFDLPVAAYNVSGEYSMVKAAAKLGWIDENKVMMEILTSIKRAGADIIITYHAMEAAKLLR from the coding sequence ATGTCTTTACTAAACAGGCCGAGAAGGCTCAGGGCGAATGAAAGCATAAGAAGGCTGGTTCGTGAAACACACCTCAGTACGGATGACCTCGTATATCCATTGTTCGTGACCTTTGGCAAAAACGTAAAGAAGAAGATAAACGCAATGCCCGGATGCTTCCAGATGTCTGTGGACCTCATCGTGAAGGAGGCGCAGGCAGCGTACAAGCTCGGCATACCTGCTGTTCTGCTCTTTGGCATTCCTGAACATAAAGACGCCCATGCGTCAGAGGCATATAAAAAGAACGGCGTGGTTCAGACTGCTGTAAAGGCGATAAAGAACAAGGTGCCCGGACTCCTTGTTATAACAGATGTCTGCCTGTGCGAATATACCGACCACGGCCACTGCGGCATTATAAAGGGAGAGAAGGTCCTGAATGACCCGACGCTTGAGGTGCTTGCGAAAGAGGCTCTCTCGCACGCAGAGGCAGGCGCGGATATCATCGCCCCCTCAGACATGATGGACGGCAGGATAGGTTATATAAGAGACGCGCTTGATGAGCATGGTTTTGATGATACACCGATAATGAGCTATGCAGCGAAATACGCATCTGCTTTTTACGGCCCGTTCAGGGATGCAGCAGAATCAGTGCCGCAGTTCGGCGACAGGAAGAGCTATCAGATGGACCCTCCTAACAGGATCGAGGCGCTCAGAGAGGTTGCCCTTGATATAGAAGAAGGCGCTGACATCGTAATGGTCAAGCCTGCGCTGTCATATCTTGATATCATATCGGATATTAAAAATACCTTTGACCTGCCTGTTGCCGCATACAATGTCAGCGGCGAATACTCGATGGTCAAGGCTGCTGCCAAGCTCGGCTGGATAGATGAGAACAAGGTCATGATGGAGATACTTACCTCCATAAAAAGGGCAGGCGCTGACATCATAATCACCTATCACGCGATGGAAGCTGCCAAGCTTCTCAGATAG